One window of Solwaraspora sp. WMMA2056 genomic DNA carries:
- the mycP gene encoding type VII secretion-associated serine protease mycosin, which translates to MSAGVAAAAVATPPTALPVRYDAIRDEQWQLRELSAPTAWQHSTGTGVTVAVIDSGVDAEHVDLVGQVLPGMDFVADGDGRSDPVGHGTTVAGLIAGRGDDDSGVLGLAPGARILPVRVLDEENRYDDAMIVAKAVRWAVDNGAQVINLSLGGSGDSPALAAALDYAFASDVVVVACTGNVSATGTTEVWYPAREPGVIAVAGLEREGEALWAGSITGAQTVLTAPATGLVGARPGGYWRVQGTSFAAPLVAATAALIRARWPEMSAATVVTRLIETARDLGAAGRDDRYGFGVVDPVAALTEGVETVAHNPLDDNETPGIVGFGPAPGLESATAAVAGAATRLSGPGDDQGAGWSIGPVGADPDDGGQGLLSGGLLVLVTVGIGAWLARRMHLVSVTATTPRVEVTRTRRWRSDGCSVLPAPPKPTPPRR; encoded by the coding sequence TTGTCGGCCGGGGTCGCCGCAGCGGCCGTCGCCACGCCGCCGACCGCGTTGCCGGTGCGGTACGACGCGATCCGCGACGAACAGTGGCAGTTGCGGGAGCTGTCGGCGCCCACCGCCTGGCAGCATTCCACCGGCACCGGCGTCACGGTCGCCGTGATCGACTCCGGGGTCGACGCGGAGCACGTCGATCTCGTCGGTCAGGTGCTACCCGGGATGGACTTCGTGGCCGACGGTGACGGCCGGTCCGACCCGGTCGGGCACGGCACCACCGTCGCGGGGCTGATCGCGGGGCGCGGGGACGACGACAGTGGGGTGCTCGGGCTCGCCCCCGGTGCCCGGATTCTGCCGGTGCGGGTGCTGGACGAGGAGAACCGCTACGACGACGCGATGATCGTCGCCAAGGCGGTCCGGTGGGCGGTCGACAACGGCGCCCAGGTGATCAACCTGTCGCTGGGCGGCAGCGGCGACAGCCCGGCACTGGCGGCGGCGCTCGACTACGCGTTCGCCAGCGACGTCGTGGTCGTCGCCTGCACCGGCAACGTCTCCGCCACCGGCACCACCGAGGTGTGGTACCCGGCACGGGAGCCGGGCGTGATCGCGGTGGCCGGGCTCGAACGTGAGGGCGAGGCATTGTGGGCCGGGTCGATCACCGGCGCGCAGACGGTGCTGACGGCACCGGCCACCGGGTTGGTCGGTGCCCGGCCGGGCGGCTACTGGCGGGTCCAGGGCACCAGTTTCGCCGCGCCGCTGGTCGCCGCGACCGCCGCGTTGATCCGGGCGCGCTGGCCGGAGATGTCGGCGGCGACGGTGGTGACCCGGCTCATCGAGACGGCGCGGGACCTCGGTGCCGCAGGTCGGGACGACCGGTACGGCTTCGGCGTGGTCGATCCGGTCGCCGCGCTGACCGAGGGCGTGGAGACCGTGGCACACAACCCGCTCGACGACAACGAGACACCGGGCATCGTCGGGTTCGGCCCGGCACCCGGGCTGGAGTCCGCCACCGCGGCGGTGGCCGGCGCCGCGACCCGGCTGAGCGGGCCGGGTGACGATCAGGGTGCCGGCTGGTCGATCGGTCCGGTCGGCGCGGACCCGGACGACGGCGGTCAGGGGCTGCTCAGCGGCGGCCTGCTGGTCCTGGTCACGGTCGGCATCGGGGCGTGGCTGGCCCGTCGGATGCACCTGGTGTCCGTGACCGCCACGACTCCCCGTGTGGAGGTCACGCGCACTCGCCGGTGGCGGTCTGACGGGTGCTCCGTACTCCCAGCGCCGCCGAAACCGACGCCTCCTCGGCGGTGA
- a CDS encoding MarP family serine protease yields MSAVDVVLLLLMLVFAVSGYRQGFVIGILSFAGFLGGALIGLQLGPLLAQQFVDNAARVVVSLVAVFGLAVLGQALAGWAGSRLRHAITSPAGRRADDIGGAAVSLVAVLLVAWLVAVPLGSSAMPGLAGAVRNSALLNGIDRVMPPQAQALSTALRDTVDTRGFPDVFGGLTPTRVREVPAPDPALAGSAVVANAERSVVKVLGSAPRCSRRIEGSGFVYAEDRVMTNAHVVAGTQTVAVEVLGEQHNGRVVVYDPDLDLAVIYVPNLPAPVLPFADRPAPTGADAIVLGFPLDGPYDAQSARVRDVGPITGPNIYNEGDVNRDVYTIRALVRSGNSGGPLVAANGLVLGVIFAAAADDPNTGFAVTAEEASVSAALGVRSTRQTATGECA; encoded by the coding sequence GTGTCCGCCGTCGATGTCGTACTTCTGCTGCTCATGTTGGTCTTCGCGGTCAGTGGCTACCGCCAGGGATTCGTCATCGGGATCCTGTCGTTCGCTGGGTTCCTCGGCGGCGCGTTGATCGGGTTGCAACTCGGCCCGCTGCTGGCGCAGCAGTTCGTCGACAACGCGGCCCGGGTGGTGGTCTCGCTGGTCGCGGTCTTCGGCCTCGCCGTACTGGGGCAGGCCCTGGCCGGCTGGGCCGGCTCCCGGCTGCGGCACGCGATCACCAGCCCGGCGGGCCGCCGGGCCGACGACATCGGCGGGGCGGCGGTCTCCCTGGTCGCGGTCCTGCTGGTCGCCTGGCTGGTCGCGGTGCCGCTGGGCTCCTCGGCGATGCCCGGACTCGCCGGCGCGGTCCGCAACAGCGCGCTGCTCAACGGCATCGACCGGGTGATGCCCCCGCAGGCGCAGGCCCTCTCCACCGCCCTGCGGGACACCGTCGACACCCGTGGCTTCCCCGACGTCTTCGGCGGCCTCACCCCGACCCGGGTACGGGAGGTGCCCGCCCCGGACCCCGCCCTGGCCGGCTCGGCGGTGGTCGCCAACGCCGAACGCTCCGTGGTGAAGGTGCTCGGATCCGCGCCCCGCTGCTCCCGCCGCATCGAGGGATCCGGGTTCGTGTACGCCGAGGACCGGGTGATGACCAACGCGCACGTGGTGGCCGGTACGCAGACCGTGGCGGTCGAGGTACTGGGTGAACAGCACAACGGGCGGGTGGTCGTCTACGACCCGGACCTGGACCTGGCCGTCATCTACGTACCGAACCTGCCGGCCCCGGTGCTGCCGTTCGCCGACCGACCGGCCCCGACCGGCGCGGACGCGATCGTGCTGGGCTTCCCACTGGACGGTCCCTACGACGCGCAGTCCGCCCGGGTGCGCGACGTCGGCCCGATCACCGGCCCCAACATCTACAACGAAGGCGACGTCAACCGGGACGTCTACACGATCCGGGCGCTGGTCCGCTCCGGCAACTCGGGCGGACCGCTGGTCGCGGCGAACGGCCTCGTGCTCGGGGTGATCTTCGCGGCGGCGGCCGACGATCCGAACACCGGCTTCGCGGTCACCGCCGAGGAGGCGTCGGTTTCGGCGGCGCTGGGAGTACGGAGCACCCGTCAGACCGCCACCGGCGAGTGCGCGTGA
- a CDS encoding CoA pyrophosphatase gives MTGPAGPTAPVGPLPPWWQPLLNRLHAARTTDFSRLATPERGGRPSAVLVLLGEGRPGEPDVLLLQRAATMRNHAGESAFPGGGAEPGDADAPATALREAQEEVGLDPDSVTVVAQLPRLWIPVSGFVVTPVLAWWHRPHPVHPCQPAEVAHVTRLPVAELVDPDNRLQVRHPSGWIGPAFQVRGMLVWGFTAGVLSALLDMGGWASPWPTDRVIDLPATPPAGVGLVDTVGERLGDVPPTVDGSAPQRS, from the coding sequence GTGACCGGGCCAGCCGGACCAACCGCGCCGGTCGGTCCGCTACCGCCCTGGTGGCAGCCGCTGCTGAACCGGCTGCACGCCGCCCGTACCACCGATTTCAGCCGGCTCGCCACGCCGGAGCGCGGCGGCCGGCCCAGCGCGGTGCTGGTGCTGCTCGGCGAGGGCCGACCGGGCGAACCCGACGTGCTGCTGCTGCAGCGGGCCGCCACCATGCGCAACCACGCGGGGGAGTCGGCGTTCCCGGGCGGCGGTGCCGAACCCGGCGACGCCGACGCCCCCGCGACCGCGCTGCGGGAGGCGCAGGAGGAGGTCGGGCTCGACCCCGACAGCGTCACCGTGGTGGCCCAACTGCCCCGGCTGTGGATTCCGGTCAGCGGATTCGTCGTCACCCCGGTGCTCGCCTGGTGGCACCGTCCGCACCCGGTGCACCCCTGCCAGCCCGCCGAAGTGGCCCACGTCACCCGACTGCCCGTCGCCGAGCTGGTCGACCCCGACAACCGACTGCAGGTACGCCACCCCAGCGGCTGGATCGGCCCGGCCTTCCAGGTGCGCGGCATGCTGGTCTGGGGGTTCACCGCCGGCGTGCTGTCGGCGCTGCTCGACATGGGTGGCTGGGCCAGCCCGTGGCCGACCGACCGGGTGATCGACCTACCGGCCACCCCGCCCGCCGGCGTCGGGCTGGTCGACACGGTGGGTGAACGGCTCGGCGACGTACCGCCAACTGTGGACGGGTCGGCGCCGCAGCGGTCCTGA
- a CDS encoding TlpA disulfide reductase family protein, whose amino-acid sequence MTVQAPAASTGVMPGWRRLLAVAVPLLMLAGCGGGAGGGSTTEAGAVPFADCAGLTTAPPASTAPPDAAAPPTDGVSPDATPTGTSLPAIELACFADGTPVAVDAIRGPAVINFWASWCEPCRDELPALQRLADRTDGQLHLVGVNTWDDRDRAVAIAEDLGLSFPSLVDRDRALLLGVERVGLPLTLFVDDRGTIRHTYEGTVDDATLAELVQRELGLPVAR is encoded by the coding sequence ATGACCGTGCAGGCCCCTGCCGCGTCGACCGGCGTCATGCCGGGCTGGCGGCGGCTGCTGGCGGTCGCCGTACCGCTGCTAATGCTGGCCGGTTGCGGCGGTGGCGCCGGCGGCGGGTCGACCACCGAGGCCGGCGCGGTGCCGTTCGCCGACTGCGCGGGCCTGACCACCGCACCGCCGGCCTCCACCGCCCCGCCGGACGCCGCCGCACCGCCAACCGACGGCGTGTCGCCGGACGCCACGCCGACCGGCACGTCGCTGCCCGCGATCGAGCTGGCCTGCTTCGCCGACGGCACCCCGGTCGCGGTCGACGCGATCCGCGGCCCTGCGGTGATCAACTTCTGGGCCTCCTGGTGCGAACCGTGCCGCGACGAACTGCCGGCGCTGCAGCGCCTCGCCGACCGTACCGACGGTCAGCTGCACCTGGTCGGCGTCAACACCTGGGACGACCGGGACCGGGCCGTCGCGATCGCCGAGGACCTCGGGCTGAGCTTCCCGAGCCTGGTCGACCGGGACCGGGCGTTGCTGCTCGGCGTGGAGCGCGTCGGCCTGCCGTTGACCCTGTTCGTGGACGACCGTGGCACCATCCGACACACCTACGAGGGCACCGTCGACGACGCCACCCTCGCCGAACTGGTGCAGCGCGAGCTCGGGCTGCCGGTGGCCCGGTGA
- the nth gene encoding endonuclease III, giving the protein MTTSAPRATRIRADHPETDLGRKRRARRMAKVLARTHPDAHCELDHDGPLQLAVATILSAQCTDKRVNEVTPRLFARYPTAADYAGADRAELEELIRPTGFFRNKTDSLIRLGQALSDQYGGAVPGTLPQLVALPGIGRKTANVILGNAFDVPGITVDTHFQRLVRRWRWTEETDPVKIEHAVGALIERRDWTMLSHRVIFHGRRVCHARKPACGACTLAPLCPAYGTGPTAPADAVTLLKGPRAGELAEAAGISAELVPAAAVAAEAP; this is encoded by the coding sequence GTGACCACCTCGGCCCCCCGCGCCACGAGAATCCGGGCTGACCACCCGGAGACCGACCTGGGCCGCAAACGCCGGGCCCGGCGGATGGCGAAAGTGCTGGCCCGGACCCACCCGGACGCGCACTGCGAGCTCGACCACGACGGGCCGCTGCAACTCGCGGTCGCGACCATCCTGTCCGCGCAGTGCACCGACAAGCGGGTCAACGAGGTCACCCCACGGTTGTTCGCCCGCTACCCGACGGCAGCCGACTACGCCGGTGCGGACCGGGCCGAGCTGGAGGAGCTGATCCGCCCGACCGGGTTCTTCCGGAACAAGACCGACTCGCTGATCCGGCTCGGCCAGGCCCTGTCCGACCAGTACGGTGGCGCGGTCCCGGGCACCCTGCCGCAGCTGGTGGCGTTGCCCGGCATCGGCCGTAAGACCGCCAACGTGATCCTCGGCAACGCCTTCGACGTGCCCGGCATCACCGTCGACACCCACTTTCAACGACTGGTCCGACGCTGGCGGTGGACCGAGGAGACCGACCCGGTCAAGATCGAACACGCGGTCGGGGCGCTGATCGAGCGCCGCGACTGGACCATGCTCTCCCACCGGGTGATCTTCCACGGCCGGCGGGTCTGCCACGCCCGCAAACCAGCCTGCGGCGCCTGTACGCTCGCCCCGCTCTGCCCCGCGTACGGCACCGGCCCGACCGCGCCGGCCGACGCGGTCACCCTGCTCAAGGGGCCCCGTGCCGGGGAGCTCGCCGAGGCGGCCGGGATCAGCGCCGAGCTCGTGCCGGCGGCCGCCGTGGCGGCGGAGGCACCATGA
- a CDS encoding CapA family protein: MNREEPDPQWRAAAGPAAGLSPSASPSPQPQPISMSATGDIVLGNAPDRLPPDDGAGFFDSVTEALAADLVMGNLEEPLTVDTGTGKCAPGSTQCHQFRAPPEYAAHLRDGGFMLLNQANNHGYDYGEAGYRNTQQAIEEHGMRHTGALDQITVLDVAGVSVAVAGFSSYSPPNNSLIDIDAAADLVRRADEQADLVVVQVHMGAEGSEMTRVTEGTELFLGENRGDPMAFSRAMIDAGADLIVGHGPHVLRGMEFYQGRLIAYSLGNFAGGGGTLSNNGRLGWGGVLKVSLNPDGSWVDGEFVATYMNGNGLPTVDDDRRGLDLVRELSESDFPQTAAQFADDGTISPPLD, translated from the coding sequence ATCAACCGGGAAGAGCCGGATCCGCAGTGGCGCGCGGCCGCCGGCCCGGCCGCCGGGCTCTCGCCCAGCGCCAGCCCGAGCCCGCAGCCCCAGCCGATCAGCATGTCCGCCACCGGGGACATCGTGCTCGGCAACGCCCCGGACCGGTTGCCGCCCGACGACGGGGCCGGCTTCTTCGACTCGGTCACCGAGGCGCTCGCGGCGGACCTGGTGATGGGCAACCTGGAGGAGCCGCTGACGGTCGACACCGGCACCGGCAAGTGCGCGCCCGGCTCGACCCAGTGCCATCAGTTCCGGGCCCCACCGGAGTACGCCGCGCACCTGCGCGACGGCGGGTTCATGCTGCTCAACCAGGCCAACAACCACGGGTACGACTACGGTGAGGCCGGCTACCGCAACACCCAGCAGGCCATCGAGGAACACGGCATGCGGCACACCGGCGCGCTGGACCAGATCACCGTGCTGGACGTCGCCGGGGTCAGCGTCGCGGTCGCCGGGTTCTCGTCCTACTCGCCGCCGAACAACAGCCTGATCGACATCGACGCGGCGGCGGATCTGGTGCGCCGGGCCGACGAGCAGGCCGACCTGGTCGTCGTCCAGGTGCACATGGGGGCCGAGGGGTCGGAGATGACCCGGGTCACCGAAGGCACCGAACTGTTCCTCGGGGAGAACCGGGGCGACCCGATGGCCTTCTCCCGCGCCATGATCGACGCCGGGGCGGACCTGATCGTCGGCCACGGCCCGCACGTGCTGCGCGGCATGGAGTTCTACCAGGGCCGGCTGATCGCCTACAGCCTGGGCAACTTCGCCGGTGGCGGCGGCACGCTCAGCAACAACGGGCGGCTGGGCTGGGGCGGCGTACTGAAGGTGTCGCTCAATCCGGACGGCAGCTGGGTCGACGGTGAGTTCGTCGCCACGTACATGAACGGCAACGGCCTGCCGACCGTCGACGACGATCGCCGGGGCCTCGACCTGGTCCGCGAGCTGAGCGAGTCGGACTTTCCGCAGACAGCCGCACAATTCGCTGATGACGGGACCATCTCCCCTCCACTGGACTGA
- a CDS encoding adenosylcobinamide amidohydrolase, which produces MPYACWALTGPALAISSAPLGGGIGLRWWVINATVPMSYRRDDPDAHLTALADQADLRGPGVGLLTGVDVRRTVTCDEAGVRIWATVGLGTPILAAADPDPGADPGRVGTINLVAALPVRLSDAALVNAVATITEAKSQALVELGLRATGTATDAVVVLCPPDGPPEPYGGPRSTWGARLARVAHRTVHDGARPGGPGHAG; this is translated from the coding sequence CTGCCGTACGCCTGCTGGGCCCTGACCGGGCCGGCGCTGGCGATCAGCTCCGCGCCACTCGGTGGTGGCATCGGCCTGCGCTGGTGGGTGATCAACGCGACGGTGCCGATGTCGTACCGCCGCGACGACCCCGACGCGCACCTGACGGCCCTCGCCGACCAGGCCGACCTGCGCGGGCCGGGGGTCGGGCTGCTGACCGGGGTGGACGTACGCAGGACCGTGACCTGCGACGAGGCCGGTGTGCGGATCTGGGCGACCGTCGGGCTCGGCACCCCGATCCTGGCCGCGGCCGACCCTGACCCGGGCGCCGACCCGGGCCGGGTCGGCACGATCAACCTGGTGGCCGCACTGCCGGTGCGGCTGAGCGACGCGGCGCTGGTGAACGCCGTGGCCACCATCACCGAGGCGAAGAGCCAGGCCCTGGTCGAACTGGGGCTGCGGGCCACCGGTACCGCCACGGACGCGGTCGTCGTGCTCTGCCCGCCGGACGGTCCGCCGGAGCCCTACGGCGGACCGCGTTCCACCTGGGGGGCCCGGCTGGCCCGGGTGGCGCACCGCACCGTGCACGACGGCGCCCGGCCAGGTGGGCCGGGACACGCCGGATGA
- a CDS encoding Crp/Fnr family transcriptional regulator, which translates to MDEVLARSGIFQGVDPEAAEALAKEMETIEARKGEIVFNEGEPGDSLYIVLTGKIKVGRRAADGRQNLIAVMGPSDMVGELSLFDPGPRTATATAVTDTRLARLRKQALRPWLNNRPEIAEQLLRVLARRLRRTNDALADLIFTDVPGRVAKNLLQMAGRFGTRDGGVLRVTHDLTQEEIAQLVGASRETVNKALADFASRGWLRLDGKSIIILDPERLARRARV; encoded by the coding sequence ATGGACGAGGTGCTGGCTCGTAGCGGGATCTTCCAGGGCGTCGACCCGGAGGCCGCGGAGGCGCTCGCCAAGGAGATGGAGACGATCGAGGCCCGCAAGGGCGAGATCGTGTTCAACGAGGGCGAGCCCGGAGACAGCCTGTACATCGTTCTGACCGGCAAGATCAAGGTCGGTCGGCGGGCGGCCGACGGCCGACAGAACCTGATCGCCGTGATGGGGCCGTCGGACATGGTCGGTGAGCTGTCCCTGTTCGACCCCGGGCCGCGTACCGCGACCGCGACCGCGGTCACCGACACCCGACTGGCCCGGCTGCGCAAGCAGGCCCTGCGGCCATGGCTGAACAACCGGCCGGAGATCGCCGAGCAGCTGCTGCGGGTGCTCGCCCGCCGGCTGCGGCGGACCAACGACGCCCTCGCCGACCTGATATTCACCGACGTGCCCGGCCGGGTGGCCAAGAACCTGCTGCAGATGGCGGGCCGGTTCGGCACCCGCGACGGCGGCGTGCTGCGGGTGACCCACGACCTCACCCAGGAGGAGATCGCCCAGCTCGTCGGCGCGTCCCGGGAGACCGTGAACAAGGCACTGGCCGACTTCGCCTCGCGGGGCTGGCTGCGGCTGGACGGCAAGAGCATCATCATCCTGGACCCGGAGCGACTGGCCCGCCGGGCCCGGGTCTGA
- a CDS encoding transporter substrate-binding domain-containing protein, with product MAATLLLATAAACDDDTDPGLPTVQQLREASTIHDRAKLRIGVNPDFPLMSYLDGNTRRGFDIEVARYIARSLGFEGDQSIQWVPLTTEQRVEFLRSGRVDIVVASFSITDERAKDVGFAGPYLITTPEVLVLKEYADEIQTIPDLRKDEYAVCVAGGSTTQSMLKELSVPVGEADSPSDCRDGLLDGKFQAMVSDETILAGFLSEDPTEFELVDMPFGVEEALGIGVPLEDENLRDLVAYFLAKSYEQSQRGEATAWQTAYTVTLGNWLGEAQQPPPIGAPDLLDHDDKIRQ from the coding sequence GTGGCTGCGACACTGCTGCTGGCCACGGCTGCGGCCTGCGACGACGACACCGATCCGGGCCTGCCGACCGTGCAACAGCTACGCGAGGCGTCCACCATCCACGACCGGGCCAAGCTGCGTATCGGCGTCAATCCGGACTTTCCGCTGATGTCCTACCTCGACGGGAACACCCGCAGAGGATTCGACATCGAGGTCGCCCGCTACATCGCCAGGTCCCTCGGGTTCGAAGGGGACCAGAGCATCCAGTGGGTTCCGCTGACCACCGAGCAGCGGGTCGAATTTCTGCGCAGTGGCAGGGTCGACATCGTGGTGGCCAGCTTCTCCATCACCGACGAGCGGGCGAAGGACGTAGGTTTCGCCGGACCGTACCTGATCACCACGCCGGAGGTGCTGGTCCTGAAGGAGTACGCCGACGAGATCCAGACCATCCCGGATCTGCGCAAGGACGAGTACGCCGTCTGCGTCGCCGGTGGCTCCACCACCCAGAGCATGTTGAAGGAGCTGTCCGTCCCGGTCGGGGAGGCGGACAGCCCGTCGGACTGCCGGGACGGTCTGCTCGACGGCAAGTTCCAGGCGATGGTCTCCGACGAGACGATCCTCGCCGGCTTCCTGTCCGAGGACCCCACCGAGTTCGAACTGGTGGACATGCCGTTCGGGGTGGAGGAGGCGCTCGGCATCGGGGTGCCGCTGGAGGACGAGAACCTGCGGGACCTGGTCGCCTACTTCCTGGCCAAGAGCTACGAACAGAGCCAACGCGGCGAGGCGACCGCATGGCAGACGGCGTACACCGTGACCCTCGGCAACTGGCTCGGCGAGGCGCAGCAGCCACCGCCGATCGGCGCACCCGATCTGCTCGACCACGACGACAAAATCCGCCAGTGA